The following are encoded in a window of Armatimonas rosea genomic DNA:
- a CDS encoding RNA polymerase sigma factor, which translates to MLSLDPQQLLEHKDRIYRLALRLCSGSVAEAEDITQEALVAALKTLPLFLGKARLTTWLYTVTVRTWRAHQKRSRLETVPLVEGEGGTRSEDTALRLDLDRALSTLPVAQREAFVLVKAEGWTHKEAAKILGVPQGTVQARVFEATRRLREQLSEETIK; encoded by the coding sequence ATGCTTTCACTGGACCCCCAGCAGCTCCTGGAGCACAAAGACCGGATCTACCGGTTGGCCTTACGGCTGTGCTCCGGCAGTGTGGCAGAGGCGGAGGATATCACACAGGAAGCCCTGGTGGCAGCCCTAAAAACGCTGCCACTCTTTCTCGGAAAAGCAAGGCTCACCACGTGGCTCTACACGGTCACGGTTCGCACCTGGCGAGCGCACCAAAAACGCTCCCGTCTGGAGACGGTGCCGCTCGTGGAGGGCGAGGGAGGCACGCGCTCGGAGGACACCGCCCTGCGCCTCGACCTCGACCGAGCCCTCAGCACCCTCCCGGTAGCCCAGCGCGAGGCGTTTGTTCTGGTCAAGGCCGAGGGTTGGACCCACAAGGAGGCCGCCAAGATCCTAGGAGTCCCTCAGGGAACCGTCCAAGCCCGTGTCTTTGAGGCCACCCGCCGCCTACGCGAGCAGCTTTCGGAGGAGACCATTAAGTGA
- a CDS encoding FlgO family outer membrane protein, producing the protein MNLNNNTLFALTALATLLVATPKASFAQEPTGATQAAPEAPKTKRVMVSTFLQLDRKVKDSMPLGQEIADMFTQRLVQQGARVVERAELAVLEKERGMSAGTADKGGIQELARLKGAAVAVMGKITEFNIVERPTNQGTEVAKSVLGRFGGNRNNVPNPSAKAYELRVAIDVRLVSVETGDILATSSTLVTEGTDESDINSLLSKSFGGGELLKLGLNSVLGKNAPQQTAPPPTDKNSAWNETKVGQCAQRAVQQLVVRLMDKIPVATENDFEDMKVYALQFQGLGDYSEATQLTDVLGKLKGVASAEIKNYTPELTELTVKGSAKVLRGIASLLLAEESLKSFNLRVVSANQDTMVFKKS; encoded by the coding sequence ATGAATCTCAACAACAACACTCTCTTTGCGCTCACCGCGCTCGCAACCCTCCTCGTGGCCACTCCTAAGGCCAGCTTTGCCCAAGAGCCGACAGGCGCTACGCAGGCAGCTCCTGAGGCCCCCAAGACCAAGCGGGTCATGGTATCGACCTTTCTTCAGCTCGATCGAAAAGTCAAGGACAGCATGCCCCTCGGCCAGGAGATCGCCGATATGTTTACCCAGCGTCTCGTGCAACAAGGTGCCCGTGTTGTCGAGCGTGCGGAGCTGGCTGTCTTGGAGAAAGAGCGGGGAATGAGCGCGGGAACGGCGGATAAGGGCGGCATCCAAGAGCTTGCTCGCCTGAAAGGAGCTGCCGTCGCCGTGATGGGTAAGATCACCGAGTTCAATATCGTCGAGAGGCCGACAAACCAGGGCACAGAGGTCGCCAAGTCCGTGCTGGGCCGGTTTGGAGGCAATCGGAATAACGTCCCCAATCCCTCCGCCAAGGCCTACGAACTGCGGGTGGCGATTGATGTGCGCCTCGTGAGTGTGGAGACGGGGGATATTCTGGCCACCTCCAGTACTTTAGTTACCGAGGGCACCGACGAGAGCGATATCAACTCCCTCTTGAGCAAGAGCTTCGGGGGCGGAGAGCTACTCAAACTAGGGCTCAACTCGGTGCTGGGGAAGAACGCTCCCCAGCAGACAGCGCCGCCGCCCACCGATAAGAACTCAGCCTGGAATGAGACCAAGGTGGGGCAGTGTGCCCAGCGTGCCGTGCAGCAGCTCGTGGTTCGCCTGATGGACAAGATTCCGGTCGCGACGGAGAATGATTTTGAGGACATGAAAGTCTATGCTCTCCAGTTCCAGGGACTCGGCGACTACAGCGAGGCGACCCAGCTCACCGATGTCTTGGGCAAGCTCAAGGGAGTTGCCAGCGCGGAGATCAAAAACTACACGCCAGAGCTCACCGAGCTCACCGTCAAAGGTAGCGCCAAGGTGCTTCGTGGTATCGCCAGCCTCTTGCTCGCCGAGGAGTCTCTCAAGAGCTTTAATCTCCGCGTGGTCAGTGCCAACCAAGACACGATGGTCTTCAAAAAAAGCTAG